Below is a window of Fluviibacter phosphoraccumulans DNA.
TAAAGAACGGGTTGCCCGTGCCAGCGGCAAAAATCACAATACGGCCCTGCTCTAAGTAGCGAATTGCTTTGCCACGGACATAGGGTTCAACCACTTGCTGGATATCCAGCGCGGATTGCACACGCACCGGCAGACCGGCAAGACGCATCGCATCCTGCAGCGCCAAACTGTTCATCACGGTGGCCAGCATGCCCATGTAATCGGCTTGAGCACGATCCATACCCGAGGCTGATGCAGCGACGCCGCGGAAAATATTACCGCCACCAATCACGACGCCCATCTGGACACCCAGATCGGCCACTTTTTTAATTTCAGCGACAATGCCACTGATCGTCTGACGATTGATACCGTAGGCATCATCACCCATCAATGCCTCTCCGGACAGCTTGAGCAATATGCGTTTGTATTTGGGCGTTGCCATAAGATTTACCTTTCAATACAGAAATGCGTGCTTCAAGAATCCGGGGGTCACGCCAGGGGCGTGACCCTTCAGACAAATTTACTTCTTAGCGGCAGCAGCAGCGGCCTGAGCAGCCACTTCAGCAGCAAAGTCATCAACCTTCTTCTCGATGCCTTCACCCACCAGATACAGCGTAAAGCCGTTGATCTGGGCGTTCTTTTGCTTGAGCAGTTGCTCAATGGTTTGCTTACCGTCATCAGCCTTCACAAAGACCTGACCCATCAGCGTCACTTCTTTGAGGAACTTCTGAACGGTGCCTTCAACCATCTTGGCGACGATATCGGCCGGCTTGCCCGATTCGGCAGCCTTTTCAGTGGCGATACGGCGCTCGGTTTCGATCAGGGCAGCATCAACACCCGAGGCGTCCAGCGACTTCGGCTTGTTTGCAGCAATGTGCATGGCCAGATCCTTAGCCAGCGCTTCGTCACCACCAACCAGGTCAACCAGCACACCGATCTTGCTACCACCGTGAATGTACGAAGCCACCTGACCGGCGCCTTCAATACGCACAAAACGACGGATCGCCATGTTTTCACCGATCTTACCCACCAGCGCAGCGCGAACGGTTTCAACCGTCGAACCATCCATCGGCAATGCCGACAGCTCAGCCACATCGGCCGGGTTCTGCGTAGCGACCAGCTCGGCAACCTTGCTCGTAAACGCCAGGAAATCATCATTCTTGGCGACGAAGTCGGTTTCACAGTTCACTTCAACCATGGATGCCAGCTTGCCGTCGGCCGCGATGTAGATACCTACGATACCTTCAGCGGCAATACGGGCAGCCGCCTTAGAGGCCTTGCTACCCAGCTTGACGCGCAGAATTTCTTCAGCCTTGACCATATCGCCCTGGGCTTCGGTCAGTGCTTTCTTGCATTCCATCATTGGCGCATCGGTCTTTTCGCGAAGTTCCTTGACCATTCCTGCGGTAATTTCAGCCATGCTTATCTCCTCATTCGAATCTATTTCGTGTTACCTGCCGTAACAACGTGCGGCAAGTAGCGTGTTTATTGCAAATCGGCCGCCCGAAGGCGGCCGATCATGCCGGAGCAAACCCTTTAAAAAACCAGGCGTCCGGCGTGACGGGTTATTCGCCCGCGACTTCTTCTTCGACCTCAACGAATTCGTCATCGCCACCAGCGGCGTCAACGAGTTCCTGGATCGATTGGCTACGACCTTCCAGCACCGCATCGGCAATGCCACGGGCGTACAAACGAATGGCACGCGACGAGTCATCGTTGCCTGGAATGATGTAATCAACACCTTCCGGGTTGTGGTTGGTATCAACCACACCGATCACAGGAATGCCCAGCTTGTTGGCTTCCGTGACGGCAATCTTGTGATAACCGACGTCGATGATGAAAATAGCATCAGGCAGCGTGTTCATGTTCTTGATACCGCCGATGGACTTCTGCAGCTTTTCCAGTTCACGCTTGAAATCCAGCGCTTCTTTTTTGGTCAGCTTTTCGCACGAACCGTCTTCAACCGACTGTTCCATGTCCTTCAGGCGCTTGATCGACTGCTTCAGCGTTTTGTAGTTGGTGAGCATACCGCCCAACCAGCGCTGGTCCACCCAAGGCATACCGGCACGTGCCGCTTCTTCAGCGACGATTTCGCGGGCCTGGCGCTTGGTGCTGACAAACAGGACCGTACCCTTGTTGGCAGACAGCTTCTTAACAAACGAAATCGCTTCGTTGTACTTGGCAACTGTCTTTTCAAGGTTAACGATGTGAATCTTGTTGCGCGCCCCAAAAATGTAGGGGGCCATACGGGGGTTCCAGAAGCGGGTTTGGTGTCCGAAGTGGACGCCGGCTTCCAGCATTTGACGCATTGTCGACATAACGACTCCTTGCAGGGTTAAACCGCCACGACACCGACTGCGATTTTTCCGAAGAAAAACACCCTGAATTCGGTATCGTGTGTGGATTTGTCCCGAAACGGATGCTCCGGAACGATTTGACCAAATGGCCAGTTTTCACAAAGAAAACAGTCGGATTGTACCAGCAATCAACGCAGCGCAGCAAGGGCATCCTCAGTATTGGCTGGTCCTTCGAGAGCGTCTCGGTTATGCTTCGGCATCGGCTAAAAAAGCCCTGTTTTCACATTACAAAGCCATAAAAATGAGCGTCAGCATTAAAACCCCAGAACAAATCGAATCCATGCGCGTCGCCTGCCGGCTTGCATCTGAAGTGCTTGATTACATTGCACCTTTTGTCAAACCCGGTGTCACCACCGGTGAGCTTGACCGCCTCTGCCATGATTACATGGTCAACGTCCAGGGCACGATTCCGGCACCACTGAACTATCAACCGCCCGGCTACAGCCCTTACCCCAAGTCTATCTGCACCTCGGTCAACCACCAGGTGTGTCATGGCATTCCCGGGGATAAACTGCTGAAAAAAGGGGATGTGGTCAACCTGGATATCACCGTCATCAAAGATGGCTGGTATGGCGACACCAGCCGCATGTATAGCGTGGGTGAAGTCTCTACCCTCGCCCAGCGCCTCAGCGATGTGACTTACGAATGTTTGTGGAAAGGCATCGACGTCGTTAAACCGGGCGCTACCCTGGGCGATATCGGTCATGCCATACAGACCCACGCCCAGAAACACGGCTTCTCGGTCGTCCGCGAATTCTGCGGCCATGGGATCGGCCAGCATTTTCACGAAGATCCGCAGGTGCTGCACTATGGCAAGCCTGGTACCGGCCTCAAGTTGCAAGCAGGCATGATTTTTACCATTGAGCCGATGATCAATGCAGGCAAAGCGGATATCCGTGAACTGGCCGATGGCTGGACCATCGTGACCAAGGACCATTCCCTTTCCGCGCAATGGGAACACACGATTGTAGTTACGGCTGACGGCGTTGAAGTCTTGACACTGTCGGCGGGCTCACCCGCCCGCCCCAGCTTCTAAGTCGTTGCCTCATGACGCATCAGCGCGCGAACACTGCCCTGGTCGAGATCCGCGAGATTCTCAAGCAGGGCCAAAAAGATTTAGCAGCTGCCTATCTGGCACGTCCTGACCATCGCGCTTATCTTGCCGGGCGGTCACAGCTCGTTGATCAGGTCCTCGAGCGACTCTGGCTGCACGAGCAGCTGCCGAACGGCAGCGCACTGATCGCCGTAGGCGGATATGGCCGCAATGAACTCTACCCGCACTCCGATATCGACGTGCTCATTGCGCTGGAATCGCCCGCCACCCCAGAGCAGGAAACGGTATTGGCGCGTTTGGTCAGTCAATTCTGGGATATCGGCTTAGCCGTTGGTCATAGTGTACGGACCATTGACGAATGCATAAGCGCTGCACAATCGGATGTTACCGTACAGACGGCGCTCTCTGAATCTCGTCTGATTTGTGGTCAGCAGACGCTGTATCAACAGCTGCAGCAGGCCATCGACGTTTGCATGGACCACGGGCAATTCATTGCCGCTAAGCTCGCCGAACAGGAAGAGCGCCACCAGCGTCATGCGTTTAGCGCATTCAGCCTGGAACCTAACTGCAAGGAAAGCCCGGGCGGTTTGCGTGACCTGCACAGCCTGAATTGGATTGCACGGGCCGCCGGGTTTGGTGGTCACGGTGACGTCTGGCAAGCCTTGCAGCAAAATGAACTCATGCAAGGGGATGAGCGTGTTGCCGTTGAACGGGCGGCTGGATTCCTGGCAGATGTTCGGATCAGCTTGCACTTATTG
It encodes the following:
- the pyrH gene encoding UMP kinase, whose protein sequence is MATPKYKRILLKLSGEALMGDDAYGINRQTISGIVAEIKKVADLGVQMGVVIGGGNIFRGVAASASGMDRAQADYMGMLATVMNSLALQDAMRLAGLPVRVQSALDIQQVVEPYVRGKAIRYLEQGRIVIFAAGTGNPFFTTDTAAALRGAEIGAEIVLKATKVDGIYTADPKKDPTATKYATISFDEAIQRDLKVMDATAFALCRDQKLPINVFSIFETGALERVVMGATEGTLVYC
- the tsf gene encoding translation elongation factor Ts, whose amino-acid sequence is MAEITAGMVKELREKTDAPMMECKKALTEAQGDMVKAEEILRVKLGSKASKAAARIAAEGIVGIYIAADGKLASMVEVNCETDFVAKNDDFLAFTSKVAELVATQNPADVAELSALPMDGSTVETVRAALVGKIGENMAIRRFVRIEGAGQVASYIHGGSKIGVLVDLVGGDEALAKDLAMHIAANKPKSLDASGVDAALIETERRIATEKAAESGKPADIVAKMVEGTVQKFLKEVTLMGQVFVKADDGKQTIEQLLKQKNAQINGFTLYLVGEGIEKKVDDFAAEVAAQAAAAAAKK
- the rpsB gene encoding 30S ribosomal protein S2 yields the protein MSTMRQMLEAGVHFGHQTRFWNPRMAPYIFGARNKIHIVNLEKTVAKYNEAISFVKKLSANKGTVLFVSTKRQAREIVAEEAARAGMPWVDQRWLGGMLTNYKTLKQSIKRLKDMEQSVEDGSCEKLTKKEALDFKRELEKLQKSIGGIKNMNTLPDAIFIIDVGYHKIAVTEANKLGIPVIGVVDTNHNPEGVDYIIPGNDDSSRAIRLYARGIADAVLEGRSQSIQELVDAAGGDDEFVEVEEEVAGE
- the map gene encoding type I methionyl aminopeptidase, whose product is MSVSIKTPEQIESMRVACRLASEVLDYIAPFVKPGVTTGELDRLCHDYMVNVQGTIPAPLNYQPPGYSPYPKSICTSVNHQVCHGIPGDKLLKKGDVVNLDITVIKDGWYGDTSRMYSVGEVSTLAQRLSDVTYECLWKGIDVVKPGATLGDIGHAIQTHAQKHGFSVVREFCGHGIGQHFHEDPQVLHYGKPGTGLKLQAGMIFTIEPMINAGKADIRELADGWTIVTKDHSLSAQWEHTIVVTADGVEVLTLSAGSPARPSF